One window from the genome of Natrinema caseinilyticum encodes:
- a CDS encoding VIT1/CCC1 transporter family protein: MTTPEDIDRYRRNRQGEFDSATVYTAMADAESQPQVAEVYRRLADTERTHADFWTEKIREGGSDPGDAKPSRRARVLAWLARRFGPGLVLSSMQAGEAIGGSDYATQPEVTGTGMAADERSHDRLLTVIAETPGRGARGEVLAQLEGRHRATSGNALRAAVLGANDGLVSNLSLVMGVAGAALDSTAILITGLAGLLAGSGSMAMGEWLSVQSSRELYQRQIGIEAEELAEVPEEEAEELALIYEAKGLSKERAREIAEQLVSDEEMALDTLAREELGINPEELGGSAWEAAATSFVLFALGAIVPVLPYFVLSGLVAVGVSLVLSAVALFVIGAGITLLTGRSVLFSGLRQVGIGLAAAILTYGVGSLIGVTLVG, encoded by the coding sequence ATGACTACTCCAGAGGATATCGACCGCTACCGTCGCAATCGTCAGGGCGAATTTGACAGTGCGACGGTCTACACGGCGATGGCTGACGCCGAATCGCAACCACAGGTCGCAGAAGTCTACCGCCGGCTGGCCGACACTGAGCGAACCCATGCAGACTTTTGGACTGAGAAAATTCGAGAAGGAGGTTCTGACCCAGGAGACGCCAAGCCATCTCGGCGAGCGAGAGTACTGGCGTGGCTCGCTCGTCGATTCGGACCGGGGCTGGTACTATCCTCCATGCAGGCAGGTGAAGCGATCGGTGGGAGTGACTACGCGACCCAACCGGAGGTCACAGGAACCGGGATGGCCGCCGACGAACGCTCGCACGATCGTCTCCTGACGGTAATCGCGGAAACGCCCGGGCGGGGTGCACGGGGAGAGGTCCTCGCCCAGCTCGAAGGCCGTCACCGGGCAACCAGCGGCAATGCACTCCGTGCCGCAGTTCTCGGCGCGAACGATGGTCTCGTGTCCAATCTCAGTCTCGTGATGGGCGTCGCCGGTGCGGCACTGGATTCGACCGCGATTCTGATTACGGGTCTCGCCGGGCTCCTCGCTGGATCAGGGTCGATGGCGATGGGCGAGTGGCTCTCCGTCCAGAGCTCTCGGGAGCTCTATCAGCGGCAGATAGGTATCGAGGCCGAAGAACTCGCCGAGGTTCCCGAAGAGGAGGCAGAAGAACTGGCGCTCATCTACGAGGCCAAAGGACTCTCCAAAGAACGCGCCAGAGAGATTGCCGAGCAGTTGGTTAGTGACGAGGAGATGGCACTGGACACGCTCGCCCGTGAGGAACTGGGCATCAACCCGGAAGAGCTGGGCGGCTCGGCCTGGGAAGCGGCCGCGACGTCGTTCGTACTCTTCGCGCTCGGAGCCATCGTCCCGGTCCTCCCGTACTTCGTGTTGAGCGGACTGGTTGCCGTCGGCGTGAGTCTCGTATTGAGCGCAGTCGCGCTGTTCGTCATCGGCGCCGGAATCACGCTTCTCACCGGACGTTCCGTGCTCTTTTCTGGACTGCGTCAGGTCGGGATTGGACTCGCTGCTGCGATTCTCACCTACGGCGTCGGGAGCCTGATTGGAGTGACGCTCGTCGGCTGA